A stretch of Sandaracinaceae bacterium DNA encodes these proteins:
- a CDS encoding HEAT repeat domain-containing protein, giving the protein MSDRRRQLGLRASASCAFIALACALVPVGLVPVGLGVAQSDHSTMVRVLRRSPDFRARVRAALALGSTNDHAVTRHLVRALRDENPAVRAASATALGRLGDPAALDALRRLERDEERVVRDEARQAIRRIEVASRGSAPSGPSAPARVSPRRGGGDAYPAISVIPRARDIYWPRIRYVVVLGDMQNRSNFRDDSLAQVLQQEVSRNLLVLRGVAVFQDGQLDANAQRQIARRSLPKLRLEGSLNRVERRRQRRQLTIRCEVSLMLMDEPERNLRGMLQGAAEGSQPQRRGARQQQESTLARQALTGAVRGAMSGAAQAISNAGRR; this is encoded by the coding sequence ATGTCGGATCGCCGAAGGCAGCTCGGGCTCAGGGCCTCCGCATCGTGCGCGTTCATCGCGCTCGCGTGCGCCTTGGTGCCGGTCGGGCTGGTGCCGGTCGGGCTGGGGGTCGCCCAGTCGGATCACTCGACGATGGTCCGCGTTCTGCGGCGGAGCCCCGACTTCCGCGCCCGGGTGCGCGCCGCCCTCGCCCTCGGGTCCACGAACGATCACGCCGTCACGCGACACCTCGTGCGGGCGCTGCGGGACGAGAACCCGGCCGTCCGCGCCGCCTCGGCCACCGCGCTCGGGCGGCTCGGCGATCCCGCGGCGCTCGACGCCCTGCGGCGGCTCGAGCGCGACGAGGAGCGGGTGGTGCGCGACGAGGCGCGGCAGGCGATACGCCGCATCGAGGTCGCGTCGCGCGGCTCCGCCCCCTCCGGCCCCAGCGCGCCCGCCCGGGTCAGCCCCCGCCGCGGCGGCGGCGACGCGTACCCGGCGATCTCGGTGATCCCACGCGCCCGCGACATCTACTGGCCGCGCATCCGCTACGTGGTCGTGCTCGGGGACATGCAGAACCGGTCCAACTTCCGGGACGACTCCCTCGCGCAGGTGCTCCAGCAGGAGGTCAGCCGCAACCTGCTGGTCCTCCGCGGCGTGGCCGTCTTCCAGGACGGGCAGCTCGACGCGAACGCCCAGCGGCAGATCGCGCGGCGGAGCCTGCCGAAGCTGCGGCTCGAGGGCTCGCTCAACCGGGTCGAGCGTCGCCGTCAGCGCCGGCAGCTCACCATCCGCTGCGAGGTGTCGCTGATGCTCATGGACGAGCCCGAGCGGAACCTGCGCGGGATGCTCCAGGGCGCGGCCGAGGGCAGCCAGCCCCAGCGCCGGGGCGCGCGGCAGCAGCAGGAGTCCACGCTGGCGCGACAGGCCCTGACCGGCGCGGTGCGGGGCGCGATGAGCGGCGCCGCGCAGGCGATCTCGAACGCCGGCCGCCGGTAG
- a CDS encoding DUF1080 domain-containing protein, whose translation MRRLLFVISVLSMLCACTPQGDPQIPAEGFTDDFEREDLGDVWHNTGGRYRIQNGWLNIQGARNRPLWLRRRLPRDVRVEFDVRSESPQGDIKVEIFGDGSSRATSESYTATSYVVVFGGWNNSLNIIARMDEHADDRAVGPRRPVEPGRTYRMKIERIGDTITAYVDGEELVSLTDPDPLEGRGHDHFAFNDWEADLWFDNLRITPL comes from the coding sequence GTGAGACGCCTTCTCTTCGTGATCTCGGTGCTTTCGATGCTCTGCGCCTGCACGCCGCAGGGGGATCCTCAGATCCCCGCGGAGGGCTTCACCGACGACTTCGAGCGCGAGGATCTGGGCGACGTCTGGCACAACACGGGCGGCCGCTACCGGATCCAGAACGGCTGGCTCAACATCCAGGGCGCGCGCAATCGGCCCCTCTGGCTCCGCCGCCGCCTCCCGCGCGACGTGCGCGTCGAGTTCGACGTCCGCTCCGAGAGCCCCCAGGGCGACATCAAGGTGGAGATCTTCGGCGACGGATCGAGCCGCGCGACCAGCGAGAGCTACACCGCGACGAGCTACGTGGTGGTCTTCGGCGGCTGGAACAACAGCCTGAACATCATCGCCCGGATGGACGAGCACGCCGACGATCGCGCGGTCGGCCCGCGCCGCCCCGTCGAGCCCGGTCGCACCTACCGGATGAAGATCGAGCGCATCGGGGACACCATCACGGCCTACGTCGACGGGGAGGAGCTGGTCAGCCTGACCGACCCAGATCCTCTCGAAGGCCGCGGCCACGACCACTTCGCCTTCAACGACTGGGAGGCGGACCTCTGGTTCGACAATCTCAGAATCACGCCTCTCTGA
- a CDS encoding MXAN_5187 C-terminal domain-containing protein, translated as MEVKQFDILLHDAEVKLKRLKALYEQYFQGIERIEPLIVRKDLDRTFKNLHKNRPRNTAARFKLNQLQASYNTYQTYWGRIARQIEEGTYERDVRRAKRRRGRGAAAADREVKEFELDLEADLDLDANDLFGEDELASVLSALDERTSAPPPEPKPAGFSAFSPFSRAESTGTSKVAPLPKRDPLPADDTQPNAVNPFAAKPVTATFGKPKRDVAPSPPPSRPEPPARPRPPSPPARAARPGPPPPPPRRPPPPPGGENMKKLYADYISARRQNSERTDNMSYDKLEKSVKKMKDRLRQKHGDRKIDFEVVLQNGRVGLKPKIK; from the coding sequence ATGGAAGTCAAACAGTTCGACATCCTGCTGCACGACGCCGAGGTGAAGCTCAAGCGCCTCAAGGCGCTCTATGAGCAGTACTTCCAGGGCATCGAGCGCATCGAGCCGCTGATCGTGCGCAAGGACCTCGATCGGACGTTCAAGAACCTCCACAAGAACCGACCGCGCAACACCGCGGCGCGCTTCAAGCTCAACCAGCTGCAGGCGAGCTACAACACCTACCAGACCTACTGGGGTCGCATCGCTCGGCAGATCGAGGAGGGGACCTACGAGCGCGACGTGCGGCGGGCCAAGCGTCGACGCGGCCGCGGCGCCGCCGCCGCCGACCGCGAGGTCAAGGAGTTCGAGCTGGACCTCGAGGCGGATCTCGACCTCGACGCGAACGATCTCTTCGGAGAGGACGAGCTGGCGTCGGTGCTCAGCGCGCTCGACGAGCGCACGTCGGCGCCGCCTCCCGAGCCCAAACCGGCCGGCTTCAGCGCCTTCTCCCCGTTCTCGCGCGCGGAGTCGACGGGCACCAGCAAGGTCGCGCCCCTGCCGAAGCGCGACCCGCTGCCCGCCGACGACACGCAGCCCAACGCGGTCAACCCGTTCGCCGCCAAGCCCGTCACGGCCACCTTCGGCAAGCCCAAGCGCGACGTGGCTCCGTCCCCCCCGCCGTCCCGACCCGAGCCCCCCGCGCGCCCGAGGCCGCCGAGCCCGCCCGCCCGCGCCGCTCGCCCCGGGCCGCCACCGCCGCCGCCGCGCCGCCCTCCTCCGCCGCCCGGCGGGGAGAACATGAAGAAGCTCTACGCCGACTACATCTCGGCCCGGCGCCAGAACAGCGAGCGCACCGACAACATGAGCTACGACAAGCTCGAGAAGTCGGTGAAGAAGATGAAAGACCGGCTGCGGCAGAAGCACGGCGACCGGAAGATCGACTTCGAGGTCGTGCTGCAGAACGGGCGTGTGGGCCTGAAGCCCAAGATCAAGTAG
- a CDS encoding response regulator transcription factor, whose product MSGPPPFARRETPLRAHVVTHDPLVRAGLERVLVEQGLRAGAADVADVAVVDLRPGKKLPSLSTDLPLVVLVEAGARPTELLSQGAAAVLPRDCAPERLCAAILAVGLGLVVVDGEMARGALPDPSALEDEGEELTARERQVLTLVASGHSNRRVAKALGISEHTAKFFVGQILGKLGVATRTEAVVVAARRGLLWL is encoded by the coding sequence AGACGCCTCTCCGGGCTCACGTGGTGACGCACGATCCGCTCGTGCGCGCGGGGCTCGAGCGGGTGCTCGTCGAGCAGGGGCTGCGCGCGGGCGCCGCCGACGTGGCCGACGTCGCGGTGGTGGATCTGCGGCCGGGCAAGAAGCTTCCGTCGCTGTCGACGGACCTGCCCCTGGTCGTGCTCGTCGAGGCGGGGGCGCGTCCGACCGAGCTGCTCTCCCAGGGGGCGGCCGCCGTGCTCCCGCGCGACTGCGCGCCCGAGCGCCTGTGCGCCGCCATCCTCGCGGTGGGGCTCGGGCTCGTGGTCGTCGACGGAGAGATGGCGCGCGGCGCGCTGCCCGATCCGAGCGCGCTCGAGGACGAGGGCGAGGAGCTCACCGCGCGTGAGCGACAGGTGTTGACGCTGGTGGCCTCGGGGCACTCCAACCGGCGGGTGGCGAAGGCGCTCGGGATCAGCGAGCACACCGCGAAGTTCTTCGTCGGCCAGATCCTCGGCAAGCTCGGGGTGGCCACCCGCACGGAGGCGGTGGTGGTGGCGGCGCGGCGCGGCCTGCTCTGGCTGTGA